The Punica granatum isolate Tunisia-2019 chromosome 4, ASM765513v2, whole genome shotgun sequence sequence CCGTTGTTCCTCCcgcaaaggaaaaaagaaaggacgTAGCAGAAAAGAATCTCTGCACATACACATTTTCTTGATAGGCTCTGCATATACACATTGAGAAATGCGTACAAATCTGCAAggtaaattaaattgaaagcCAAAGTTatggaaaataattaaataaataaacaagcaccACGGCCAGAATTTAATGAGTTTGAACTTTGAAGAGCCATTTATGTCTTCCACAAGGGGAATCGAGGTAATAAATGGACAGATCTCTTACATCTCAGtttgaaatcaagaaattttgattttcgtCCTTGCTGTTGAGAGTTTTCATGCCCTCTGTTGATCACATTGAAAAATCGCCGATGGgtaaataattagaaaatcatGCTCACCAGGGCATTGTCACTAGAAAATGGAAACCAACACGACACCAGCCGGCCATACCAATACAGACCGTCGTACAATGGCCTCAAGTCAAGAGTCCACAGGACTGAATGGCGGTTAGGTTTCAAATAGATGAAGTAGACGGTTGAATGCGTCTCAGACAATCTCACAGTTCTAAAATTTAGCCGCTAGGAGTTCTCCATTATTTCTCCGTGCTTCGAGTGATCCGAAACCAAATAAAAACGGCTCGAAAGCCTACAATTAATAACGGCTGAGTCAACTCGAAAAGATTGAGTTGCGAGCAAAATAGACTGACTTGAATGCTTGACCAAGTGAACCCAATCCTTTCCCTGTGGCTTCAGCATGTGTGACCGAAAAATAGTCAAAGGCCTCACCTTGGAGGATTAAGGCGACAAAGGATTCGACAAGTGCTGCCAAAGTCCAAACCAACCTCTTGGATGGCCAAGAATACTGAGATACGGCTAATAAAGCCATGCAAGGAACAGTTCTCGGCTTTCAATGGAGCGTACATGAAACACTAGAAAATCTCTTTAAATGGATATGTCTATAATTATAAGATATTGTGATAAAATCAAATAGAAAATATCCATCTAGACTATTCAAATTGCCTAAATTATTCAAAAGATAGAATTCCAACGCCACTTATGAGTAGTTTATGTCCATGCACACGCAGATATTTTCCATCTTAAGCTCCTCATTGTTCGGCTTGAAAATTGAGCCTAATTCCATGAAAGTCTTGGGCCTTCTATTATTTGGACCTCTAATTGATTTGACCCGCACCATGATGATTGCGGCCAGCATCTCCGATCGCTCGTCCATAAACCTGAGAAAACCATCGGAATCACAATTCGGCAATCTTCAAGTCCATATTTTCGTGAAGTGTGAAAAATGAGTATAAACAATATCCCCGTATGTCTAGTCGCGCGAAATCAAATTGAGCGGGACTtgacatttatatataatttgccACATAAACTCATAATGAACACAGAAAAGGATAAAGGAATGAGTGCACCTCACATTCAGCACAGCCATTGTAGATAACTCGAGCAACAAACTTCAGTGAGCTGaaccgaaaaataaaatattgtacCCTCTGCTCCAGCTCCAATTCTTCTGCAATTCTGAGTACCTTCTGATCAGAACTGGGCAAAAGTCAAAACATGAAAATTGTAGATCTTTCTCTTAGTTTTTCATAACATCTTGAATAATTGAAATCAGAGCTCTACAGTAAGAATTTTCCCGAGAAACTGCATGAAGCAGGAAATGTGGTCGAGAATGAGCCTTCAAAACGAACTTTTGAGCATGAGAATGATCAGAAATATGGATCACGATCATGGCCTATAACATGGCCACGACTCACCAAGTATACTTCCATCTTGGTTACGGCCTTAGACTCGACCATACTCATATCACGTTCACGCTTCAAACCATGGTTCGGCCAAGTCATGCTTCAGCTCTATGGATTAAAATTAACTTCATTCAGGTTGTGCTTCGGCCACCATCTCTGTGCCATACCTCAACAAAGTCATTCGAACTCTTCTATCACCAAGCTAGTCATCTGTTGCTGCGGTAAAAGCGAGAATAGGCGAGGCATGAGAAAAAATAGGATCAGAAGATACTTGatgtgaattgaattgtttgaTAGTCGCAACTCCAACCGGCCTCCTAGATGCGTCTTGCCCCTCACAAGTGTCGAAACCCACATTAATAACTTGAAATCAATCGAGAGCATGCATCTAAAGTAAGAAGTAGCAACTCGTGATTTAAATAATTCTTATTAGCTCGACTAAGTAGCGCCAAGGCAGTTGTTGGCATGATATTGACCGTAGCTTCATTGACAACCAAAACCTTAGGAATCAGAACTGCGAAAGGATAAGTTTGCCGAGACACTACCTCAAGAATTCGTTCAAAAACGAAAGATGGAGCATGCTGAATTTTCTTCTGCTCGACTACTTGAGCAACCATAGCCGAAACAACTTCTTCTTCGTGTGAGTCCATACTAAGCTGCCCTCTCACGAGCAGCTTCCCAGCCTGTGTCACGTTCTGCTTGGGATGATCATCTTGACCAACCGCAATCCGCTCCGCTTAACGTCATCGTTGAGCTCGACGCTTTTGTGTCCGAGTAAGCAGCTTGGATGTCTTAGAATGCACCATCCTTCGCCATCCTTTCCTAGGAACCTTCATGGGCGGCTCCGTAAATTGTTCATTAGCCGAGACGTATTGAAAATCCTCTGAACCTTCTCGGTCGTTTAGCCGAGTGTACCGGTCTTTCCCAAAGAGCTCAATGTCGCATCTCAGCTCTACAAGGATGGATCTTTCCATAATTTGCAACTTGGGTCGGAGGTTCTTCTCTGGAGTAAACATCATGGGAAGCTCGGTTTACTTCCCTCACGCCGCTAAGTTTTTGCCCGACCCCCCGAATGGTGCTCGAAGATGCATTCCCAGACTTAAAAACATTGTTTCAGGCCATGTGGACAACTCCTTTCAGCTCATGAGCATCATGACCGGAATTAAACGTTCTCCTTTGTGAACCCGAGCTAACATATTGCATGCCTTTGCATACGGGCTGAACCTTCACGTTTCGCAGCCTTAAGCCTCGGGAATTGCCGCCGTCATTACTTAACTTTCGGGGCATAGGTTTGGGTATATACTCAACCCCCTATGCTTTGCTTGAAGAACTGTGCACGACTTCTCAAGCATTAAAAAATGCTCGTACCTCGAGTTTCGAGGCATTGAATCAATCTTAAACTCGACTCCCCGAGAGTTTGAGCTCTTGTTTCTTGACTCCATAGGTGTGGATCCAACATGAATCTTGACCCTCGAAGGATCGTTAACGAGCTCAGCTTTCGGTCTTTTGTCATTCTCCCTCGAATTCGAGCTTCTCGGGTCCTTCTCTGCCTTGGGCTGTTTCTCTAAAATCGAATTCTTGTGCGTCCCACCAAGCGTGCCAAATTGTTTGTTCACTTGTCCAGCCCTACGATAAAGCTCTCAAGGCACTAAGTTTGGCTCTTGTAACTTGTTATGCTCGCACTTCATCCCTCGAGCTTTCACGTTTCGTGGTCTCGGATCTCTAGGCTTTTAGGCATCATACCCCGACTTATGGGGCATAGGTTCGGGCTTGCATCCAACCCCCCGAGCTTTGCTTGAAGATAAAAAATCAGCACTGCATTTAACTTTTTGATCTTTAGAATTCTCATACCTCAACTTTTGAGGCATGAAATCGGTTTTTAACTCGACCCCACGAGAGTTCGAGCTCTTGTTTCTTGACTCCACAAGCACAAATTCAGCATGAAACTTGACCCTCTGAGCTTCTATGTGGCGCAAAGCATCGTCAATGAGCTCAACTTCCAGCCTTTTGTCATTCTCCTTCAAATTCGAGCTTCTCGGGTCCATCTAAGCCTCGGACTGTTATTTCAAGGCCGAGTTATTTAACGTCCAGCTGCTATTTTGCGAAGTTCACTTCGGGATCCACTTGTTTTAAGGATGAGGTTGATTGGTTCGGCGTGCCTTGCTTCCCCAAGCCGGTCGTGTTAAAGTTGGCGGCTTGATCATCTCTTGTAGAACTAACTTTGCACAAGCCAAACGTACTTTCTTCTCCTCATTTAGCTTATGAAGAAGCTACCTCCTCGATAGCCTCTAAAGAGATGCCGTTTTCTGGCTTCCACATCGAGGAACTTGACCTCAACTTAATGGCGTCATCTAATATAGATGTTGAGGACGGGAATGGTTTATATCGACTTCCATGCTTTGTTGTCTTCACTTGCTTTCATTGATGAAGTGGAAGGATCTGCATCCTCAAGACTTGATTTAGCCACACCAATTTTCTGATTGGCATTAGCTTGATCTTCAAGATTGGCTCAAGCCAATTGTTGCTCAGTCTCTCCAAGTTGATGCTCCAAAATAATGTCATTAACACCATGGGGCTCGAGTGTATCAACTCCCAATGAGAGCTGAGAAGAATTCGCCCGCTCGACCCTTGCCGCAAAATCAGTCTTGCCGAAATGATCTCATCTTGTGTCGACGGTCTATGATCGACCGTTTCTTCTTCGAATGGATGTTCCTCGCATGATTGCGCTGAAGAGACTTTCTCACCATCATCGCCTAATAGTTTAGCCGATTCAACTCGTCGTGGCAAAGATTAATTCGACCACAAACTCCACGAGAGGTTGAGTTGGTTGATCCGCCCTACCCCTCAAGCGTCGatcatgaaaattttgaccGACTTCTTCCTTTGGTGAAGACGGCGACGATGACGGAGTTGATGATGCTTGCACCAGAGGTTAAGATGTAGACAAAGGTTGAGCATGTTCTTTTGACTTTAGATTTGCATAATACTACCTAGCCATTTGTTTGATTTTCTCAAACTTCTCATCCCACGAATGTTGCTTTGCCTCTAACTGCTGCAAGTGATGTGGTTCTTTCTTAATCAAAAGTAACAGTGTCGTCGATGATGAAGAACAACTCGATGGTGGCGTCGAGTAGTCTGCCGATGTTGAAGAACATGATGAAGGTGGCTGAATTTGAAAGTGAGGTAAAAGTGGTGCTTGTTGCACCAGTGGCTGAAGTTAAGTCTGCGCCGGAGGCTGAGCTTGAGTTGGAGACTGAGCATGGACTGAAAGCTGAGTTGCAGCATATGACGCCATATATGGCAAGGTATAGGCGAGATAAGACTGCATTGAATATCTCATCATTGCTTGTGGATAAATCTCTGGTGAGGCTGAGTAGTTAGTCAATGATGTCGCATAACTAACCGCTTATGGCTGCGAACAGTCATAATGATTGGACAACTGCGAATAGCTGATGGATGAATATGGTGACAAATAAGTCAACAGTAATGAATTGCCAGTAGATGGCGTCAAAGAATAATACCATACTCCATGATAGTAAAAGTACGAATTTAGCGCATCCCATCAGGTGTGCCAAATTGTTAATCATGTTGAAAAATCGCTGACGGGTAAATAAGTAGAAAACCAAGCATGCCAGGGTGTTGTCCAAAGAAAATAGAAACCGATGCGACATCAACTGGTTCCATCGATACAGAGAGTCGTACCACGGCCTCGAGAGTCCGCGGGACTAAACGACCACTGGTTTTCAAATAGATGAACTAAATGGTTGAAAGCGCTTCAAACAATCTCGTAGCTCCGGAATTTAGCCGTTATGCGTTCTCCACTATTTCTTCGCGCTTCGAGTGATTCAAAACTGAATAAAAGTGGCTCAAAAGTCTGCTATTAATATCGGCTGAGTCAACTCAAAAAGATTGAGTTGTGAGCAAAATAGACTAACTTGAATGCTTGACCAAGTGAACCCAATTCTTTCACTGTGGCTTCAACATGTGTTAGCCTCACCTTGGTGGATTCGATAAGAGTTGCCGAAGTCCAAACCAATCTCTTGGATGACCAAGAATAATAAGACATGACTAATAAAGCCGTGCAAGGAAGGGTTCTCGACCTTCAATGGCCAAAAAGAAGGAATCCAGGCCGGAACCTAGACCGGGGATAAACTATCTCAGTTTGGAAGCCGAGATAGGTAGAGGCCGATAAATCGGCACCGAATAACTCCAGAAGGTTAATTGAGTTTCGCTCCAGAAAGCGGGATAGGtgcaagaaaaggaaaggaaagataAAGATTCGAGAAGGTAAAGGTGCAATGAAAGTAAAGTGTGGAAAAAGGTAAATTGTGATAAAAagtaaagataaaaaaaaaagtgcgaTTGATGTGTTGGTCGAGATCCTTACAACGAACTTCGATTCACGTATTGGTAGGCGCGTACATGAAACCTTAGAAAATCTCTTTAAACGAATACGCCTATAATTACGATATATCGAGATAAAGTCAAACAGGAAATACCCATCTAGACTACTCAAATTACTTAAACTATTGAAAAGATAGAATATCAAGTCATATCAGAGAAATATCGAGCTTATTTGACTTCCTAAAATCAAAGATCACACGAGAATATCACATACTTGCTCACCAAGAATAATTGGCTGCCAAGGAAAAGTTAAATCGACCGCCACTGATGAATAGTTCACGTCCATGCGTACACATATATTCTCCATCTTAAGCTCGTCATTCCTGGGCTTGAATATTGGGCCTAATTCCATGAAAATCTTGGGTCTTCTTCTATTATTTGGACCTCCAATTGACTTGGCCCACACCATGATGATTGCGGCCCGCATCTCCTCTCGCTCGCCCATAAACCCGAGAAAACTATCAGAATCACAATTCAGCAATCATCAAATCCATATTTTTGCGAAGTGCGAAAAACGGGTGTAAAGACCTTCTAGTTTCTCCTTTTCCTACTACTGCTGGTTGTAATCAATTGCACTGCTGGCGGGGAAGACCAAAACGAAGGAACTTTTCTTAAAGTAATTTCTCCGAACTCCATAGTGGGCTTGGATTGAATCTCATGGTATTGTAGCCAGAAGAAACAGAACACGGGCAAGATCGATTAGTTCAATTCTTTGAGATCAGTAGACACTACAGGTCGTCGGATTCGTGAAGAGAATTGCCTTTGCACCTTAGGGATTGAGCCATGAGGGATCAATACGTGACTAAATTTGGCATGGTCCATAAGGTCGAGGCTGATCCAGAGGTGCTAATTGTATCACACACTAAAAATCAACAAgtttcttttcaaattgttgATTCAGTTCATTGGGGTCAAAGGTTATCTTGAATATCAAGCTTCCTGTCCGAATTTATCCTTTGCTGCATTGATCAAGAAAACATCAGTTCGAGTCGAAGTTATCAACAAAATGTAGCTGATGCAGATATTGTTATGTCCGAATATATGTCTATGCTTTCACAAGCACAGCTGAGCTATAGTAAACATCATTAGACGGCACAATTAGGGGAGATTGCGATCAAATTAAACAAAAGTAGACTTTTCCATATGCTGCAGGAATATCACAATCTGCAGTAGTATCACAATTCTCCTTCTCCCTACCCTAATTgttttgcttccttttgactCTGCTGATGGAAGTTCTGAACACCATTTCTGCCCTCTGAATGAGCTCAAAAGTGCACAAATCTCCCGGTTTCAGAGAGTTCTCCTCTGCAAAAGCACTGAAGCCAGCACTGAACTTAGCTGTGGACAATGATGGGTTGCTGACAATCAACTTAGTCAGCCACGACCGGTCTCCGACCTTAGGAGTAACCATATGTTCCTTGCTTTTTAAGCCTAGGTGATCCCTTGTGAAGGCAGCTGGTATGTTCTAAACAAACATAATATCATGTACACAGTTACTTCATGTATAAAACTACTACTACAAAGTATCATGCAAAAAGTCTTCCGTGTTAACATAATTCTAGCTAGCTCCTTTTCTTCTCACTGTATTGATGAATTTGGACTCAAATGTGCCAgcaagggggaaaaaaaaaaaagaaactcaaATAAGATCAATATcttcaaattattatatttttggcCCAGTTTGATTGATTCTATCCCAACTTGTAAACATAGGATTGAGACAGTGCAACAAAAAATTAGAAGGAAGACACTCTATGTATGTGAGAAATACGCTAGAAAGTTTACTTAAGATTCCAagtaagttttatttttatctatgGTAGAAATACAGTGATGTATACACCGgtacaacatatatatttctggATGGCCTTACATTGGGATATTCTATATCAGATACCCTAATGCATATAAATGACCcaagtgaaaaataataacatcATGTTTGCTTGCGATTGAGAAGACCATACGAGGAACTGAGAAGAGAAATAACTCTTCTTCATTGCCATTTGGAAGAACGGATGCtcagaaataaataaacaggCAGGTTGAAATTCATTGCATATtgcattcttcttcttgttcttttgTACTACAAATCGTAGAAACCAATTTAGGAGAAAAGGCATGCCTATATACAGAGACACAAATAGCTAATCAATGTCGACAAAGTTCAAATTGAACCGAGAGCCTTAAACATTGTTGAATCCATTAACATTTCCATCCACAAGACGACCCCAACTACAGCTGGAGTTGCAAAAAAACGTGCAAAATCTGCATTATTAACCTAAACAAAAGAATATATGTGAGCAAGGACTTGTGACTGAGCAAAAGCTCGATCTAATGAGCCATGACTCTCTAGCTCAATGTTGTGGCGTACACTTACCTTGTTTCATGTCAAGAGAAGAATCCTTCTCTTTACCCTCAAATTTAGCTCCTGAGTCACCCTCCTGCCTGGAAAAAGCAGCCTCACCTACAGAAATATTTCCGGAAACAGCAGAAAATGCAAATAGAGAAACAAAGTGTTATATATACCAGAATCTAGACTTGTTCATGGAGAAAACTTACATAGAAATCAAATTACATTTACATGTCAATGATTTgctgtttaattaattatatgcatGAGTATCTGTTCACCAGCACCTTGTAATTGTACAGTGCAGGACTTTGCCGGTTGAGGTGCTCTGAAAATAGTGACCTTGAATGAAATACTTCTGAGACCTCTGATTGATTCGAAGACACAAACATCTCCGAGAACTAAGCCATTGTCAACTACAAATGCCTTCCAACCACGTCCAAGAACTTTGGCTTTTACTTGTCCTCTCCGCACTCCGGATTTGCACCTGACAGTCCATATTTTGTCCCCGGAGACATAAAGCTTCAGTTGACTACTCCCCTTGTGGTCCATATATCTTTGTACGAATCGTCCTGGCACATTCTgcagaataaaaataatgattttcaGCACAAACTATCCGTGCGAACATTTGCATATATTTGAGAAGAAAAATCTTCTAGAATTTCTAGTTGCATAAACAGAAACAAGTTCTGAACGTATGTAAACATAATCCACCATGTACTGACCAATTCATAGGGTGGATGAACATAGTAAGGCTGCATTACGACTGGAAAATATGGATTTGAAGATTTGAACATTTTTGCTCTTTCAAGTGCTTTAACTTTCTTGGCGCCTACGAGTGTTTTTGAGGGCACATAGTTTTTATCAGTGGAATCATTTCCGGTCAGGAGATGACTTGTTCTTCTAGTAATCCTCGAAGATGACCCAAGATCTTCCATCATTTCACTTGGGATAACatgatcctcatcatcatTGATTTCCTCTACCTTGATCGGAGACAAAGTTGCCTGAGATCTCAACGGGTATTCGATCTCTGTGGCACTCTTATCAAACAGGACCACATCGAACTCATTAGAGCTTCGTGACTTGTACCAGAACACGAGGAAGTCCCCGTGTTTGACGGAGTAGAAGTTCACGAAGTCCATCCACCCATTTTCCAGCCAAACAGCACCGTCCTCTCTCCTCAGCTCCACCTCCCAGGCATCACCGCTTGGAACCTTGAGGCGCACAACATTAGACTTGGACAGCTCTGCTCCATATTTCCTA is a genomic window containing:
- the LOC116203322 gene encoding B3 domain-containing transcription factor VRN1-like isoform X1; this encodes MAFRTPQMEDGQSTSFDLKAPHFFKIILHSTIQSGKLVIPKKFVRKYGAELSKSNVVRLKVPSGDAWEVELRREDGAVWLENGWMDFVNFYSVKHGDFLVFWYKSRSSNEFDVVLFDKSATEIEYPLRSQATLSPIKVEEINDDEDHVIPSEMMEDLGSSSRITRRTSHLLTGNDSTDKNYVPSKTLVGAKKVKALERAKMFKSSNPYFPVVMQPYYVHPPYELNVPGRFVQRYMDHKGSSQLKLYVSGDKIWTVRCKSGVRRGQVKAKVLGRGWKAFVVDNGLVLGDVCVFESIRGLRSISFKVTIFRAPQPAKSCTVQLQGEAAFSRQEGDSGAKFEGKEKDSSLDMKQEHTSCLHKGSPRLKKQGTYGYS
- the LOC116203322 gene encoding B3 domain-containing transcription factor VRN1-like isoform X2 gives rise to the protein MAFRTPQMEDGQSTSFDLKAPHFFKIILHSTIQSGKLVIPKKFVRKYGAELSKSNVVRLKVPSGDAWEVELRREDGAVWLENGWMDFVNFYSVKHGDFLVFWYKSRSSNEFDVVLFDKSATEIEYPLRSQATLSPIKVEEINDDEDHVIPSEMMEDLGSSSRITRRTSHLLTGNDSTDKNYVPSKTLVGAKKVKALERAKMFKSSNPYFPVVMQPYYVHPPYELNVPGRFVQRYMDHKGSSQLKLYVSGDKIWTVRCKSGVRRGQVKAKVLGRGWKAFVVDNGLVLGDVCVFESIRGLRSISFKVTIFRAPQPAKSCTVQLQGEAAFSRQEGDSGAKFEGKEKDSSLDMKQG